A DNA window from Myxocyprinus asiaticus isolate MX2 ecotype Aquarium Trade chromosome 15, UBuf_Myxa_2, whole genome shotgun sequence contains the following coding sequences:
- the LOC127453172 gene encoding keratinocyte differentiation factor 1-like: MPGHSTGTHHKMRPHISSRSKADGYRQSRTYSRDSSTTQDTYKEHYSEQPRSVDAQFPRKTHPYYTNGRASETLGFIPGSADSPQGTQACGSCASIGWSSCKALLCCILTCGLYGSRKPCLPPNESSTDNPLKVEPEPRKPNGLALSNPTCGVGLEPSKQRQLPSSGSFRYGDVCIGGKKVEYPVNSEAPPRRSRTVGKGDSQRPISNTSIYSREDLDLDDLDDGGTDIDSLITKKLLELYKMHQIEQLAKCTSDLSFSRKTNEISDLINSIAQDYNLEEQEAECRLVHGVIRISTRHKSSKGYKSKDYKSQDAMQHASGRRDGTLPDSGNETMTFTFSDGEPEMQVSESTTSDLLARNIKYEMRGHSRKNFYSSSATDSSGAPLLC; encoded by the exons ATGCCTGGCCACAGCACAGGAACACATCACAAGATGCGTCCTCACATCTCGAGCCGTTCGAAGGCTGATGGCTACAGGCAAAGCCGCACCTATTCCAGGGACAGCAGCACCACACAAGACACCTACAAAGAGCACTACAGCGAGCAGCCTCGCAGCGTAGATGCACAATTCCCCCGTAAAACCCATCCATACTACACCAATGGCCGAGCCTCGGAAACCCTGGGCTTCATACCGGGCTCTGCAGACTCGCCACAGGGCACTCAAGCCTGTGGATCTTGCGCCTCCATTGGCTGGAGCAGTTGTAAAGCTCTACTGTGTTGCATTCTCACCTGTGGGCTCTACGGGTCTCGCAAACCTTGTCTGCCACCCAACGAGAGCTCCACTGATAACCCTTTGAAAGTTGAGCCAGAGCCACGGAAGCCCAATGGTCTGGCACTGTCTAACCCAACATGTGGCGTAGGCCTTGAACCCAGCAAGCAGAGGCAGTTGCCCAGCTCTGGCAGCTTCAGGTATGGCGACGTCTGCATCGGTGGTAAAAAGGTGGAATACCCTGTCAACTCGGAGGCACCACCACGACGGTCCAGGACAGTAGGGAAGGGAGATAGCCAGAGGCCAATCAGCAACACCAGCATCTACTCAAGAGAGGACTTGGATCTAGATGACCTGGATGACGGTGGCACTGATATCGACTCGCTAATCACTAAAAAGCTTCTGGAACTTTATAAAATGCACCAGATCGAGCAGCTGGCCAAGTGCACGTCCGATTTGTCGTTCTCTCGTAAAACCAACGAGATCAGCGACCTGATCAACAGCATCGCTCAGGACTATAACTTAGAAGAGCAGGAAGCAGAGTGTCGGTTGGTGCACGGCGTCATACGCATCAGCACCCGACATAAGTCCTCTAAAGGTTACAAAAGCAAAGACTATAAATCGCAGGATGCGATGCAGCATGCCAGCGGGAGGAGGGATGGAACGCTGCCTGACAGTGGCAATGAGACCATGACTTTCACCTTTAGTGATG GGGAACCCGAGATGCAAGTGTCAGAATCGACAACCTCAGATCTGCTCGCCCgaaatattaaatatgaaatgagaGGCCACAGCCGGAAAA ATTTTTACTCCAGCTCGGCCACAGATTCATCAGGAGCGCCATTATTGTGCTAA
- the LOC127453205 gene encoding nuclear receptor subfamily 0 group B member 2-like, which yields MDYECDCSDHSSGQSNAILFNILSRGEPTQNEPNYNRVPHTCNCEKRRKVCLKTPNETCQEASGVLIKTMHFMRSLPAFQQLPPKDQLSLLQNCWAPLFILGLAQDRICFDIDDTPAPSMLERILLNDQDTSNSEREQPTLAGVQTLKSCLKKFWSLDLSPKEYAYLKGTIIFNPDVPGLKAAVFVEGLQYEAQHALKEVLVPLPSEDRGRFAHILLTASTLKSITPSLITELFFRPVIGQVDFLDLLADMLFSR from the exons ATGGATTATGAATGTGATTGTTCAGACCACAGTTCCGGACAGTCAAACGCCATCCTCTTCAACATTCTCAGCCGAGGCGAGCCCACTCAAAACGAGCCGAACTACAACCGGGTTCCTCACACGTGCAACTGCGAGAAACGTAGGAAAGTTTGTCTGAAGACCCCCAACGAGACGTGTCAGGAGGCTTCAGGTGTTCTCATCAAAACGATGCACTTCATGAGGAGTTTGCCAGCGTTCCAACAACTCCCCCCCAAAGACCAGCTGTCCCTGCTGCAGAACTGCTGGGCTCCACTTTTCATTCTGGGTCTGGCCCAGGACAGAATCTGCTTTGATATCGACGACACTCCAGCGCCCAGCATGCTGGAAAGAATTCTTCTCAATGACCAAGACACGTCGAACTCAGAGCGAGAGCAACCCACGCTTGCTGGAGTCCAAACCCTGAAATCGTGCCTCAAGAAGTTCTGGAGTCTGGATTTAAGCCCAAAGGAGTACGCTTATCTGAAAGGCACCATCATATTCAATCCTG ATGTGCCAGGCCTGAAGGCAGCTGTGTTCGTTGAAGGTCTGCAATATGAAGCTCAACATGCCCTGAAGGAGGTTCTGGTTCCTCTTCCTTCAGAGGACAGAGGGCGATTTGCTCACATCCTCCTCACTGCATCCACTTTAAAGTCCATCACTCCTAGCCTCATCACAGAACTGTTCTTTCGGCCGGTCATTGGTCAAGTGGATTTTCTGGACTTGTTGGCTGACATGCTTTTCAGCAGGTAG